The following proteins come from a genomic window of Oncorhynchus clarkii lewisi isolate Uvic-CL-2024 chromosome 23, UVic_Ocla_1.0, whole genome shotgun sequence:
- the LOC139381642 gene encoding aftiphilin-like yields the protein MEQEVMRIYSSSPPPLDDESGGEEDDDEFGDFSGGVAMSSNQPCPSTTDPASPTLSTVHFSVSNSSSFSGTTHSKGISKQFRAADDLKKPRAPVVDQSQPANTGTSEVGRVRPGLEVKGQPCHCDLPDLPLTNGFVKRHHQGTMSAGLVPAGLGSPSQEQGFADFSAFAEPEMELEPWCCGFTHTHSTEHRKDGRMEGTNLTNGFCNAHSVQKDIEQRARIEPGGPDSQCLAQQEDRDCTGVQQHCELRGHPQDSVLLAPIEVLCARDEGLGEPGERAPSINRDSALTQDPELGGRRVDEEEDEESETEDSASPLQTTVSGSVSEEFASSGEAVSSDALEEFGNFGETVFTPSSIGEEEKEKEEVQRSDLREETETKMVEEEDEEEDFGIFRDAGSFPSQEDFADFNQSESRTQEGFGDFEQDYSENLGPTQACGEEVGHGDLPLSDSFADFHSAPLEGQGEREEGWGAYGDQRGLSEGETWAEFGEEDRARWTEEAEEKKWGERCQGGAAVRRDSLQDSLSIRLQRVLQTSFPAVAVPELDQEREETGVEGEETGVEGEGTGVEEEETAVEEEETGVEEEVEDSGVEVLNVLSLRALLETLDTQPEEEETKGLNHTTHWVPRGAWRQPQDLHDAVGLGFQWGGSHSNRALLRCLGMDTRNMLFTGQRKQPVIVPVFAASLGMLEPTKEPLRPASTAEKTAATAQALPGSQETTTTSSIQQGAPQPWSQFDWSSSGLGVNRLDELDSDTSSRPADTLNHLMSTMENTTTSTRKPHRDEEDQLSEEAARVICGLADLSFMKAKVLMFPITLTPAAGSGTLLE from the exons ATGGAACAGGAAGTGATGCGCATatactcctcctccccccctccgcTGGACGACGAatcagggggagaggaggacgaTGACGAGTTTGGGGATTTCTCTGGGGGTGTGGCAATGTCATCCAACCAGCCGTGCCCCTCCACAACAGACCCCGCCTCCCCGACCCTATCAACAGTGCACTTTAGTGTTAGtaactcctcctctttctccggAACTACCCATAGCAAAGGAATCTCGAAACAGTTCCGAGCAGCTGACGACCTGAAGAAGCCACGGGCGCCGGTGGTGGACCAATCACAGCCCGCTAATACTGGGACCTCAGAGGTCGGCAGGGTTCGGCCGGGGTTGGAGGTCAAAGGGCAGCCCTGTCATTGCGACCTCCCTGACCTCCCTCTCACCAATGGGTTTGTCAAGCGGCATCACCAGGGGACCATGTCTGCAG GTCTTGTACCGGCTGGCCTGGGCTCCCCCAGCCAGGAGCAGGGGTTTGCAGACTTCTCTGCGTTCGCCGAGCCAGAGATGGAGCTGGAACCCTGGTGCTGCGGCttcactcacactcacagtacGGAGCACAGGAAGGACGGCAGGATGGAAGGGACAAACCTAACCAACGGTTTCTGCAATGCACACTCGGTCCAGAAGGACATAGAGCAGCGGGCCAGAATAGAGCCTGGCGGGCCTGATTCTCAATGTTTAGCACAGCAAGAGGACAGGGACTGCACTGGAGTCCAGCAACACTGTGAGCTAAGGGGCCACCCTCAGGACTCTGTCCTCTTAGCCCCCATAGAGGTGCTCTGTGCTAGGGATGAGGGGCTGGGGGAGCCTGGAGAGAGGGCACCCAGCATCAACAGGGATAGCGCGCTTACACAGGACCCAGAactgggagggaggagggtggatgaggaggaagatgaggagagcGAAACAGAGGACAGTGCCTCTCCTCTCCAGACCACAGTCAGTGGGTCAGTGAGTGAGGAGTTTGCCTCCTCTGGTGAGGCTGTGTCGTCAGACGCTTTGGAGGAGTTTGGGAACTTTGGCGAGACGGTCTTCACTCCCTCGTCaataggggaggaggagaaggagaaagaggaggtgcAGCGGAGTGACCTCCGGGAGGAGACCGAGACAAagatggtggaggaggaagatgaagaagaggactTTGGAATCTTCAGGGATGCTGGATCCTTCCCTAGCCAGGAGGACTTTGCTGACTTCAACCAATCGGAGTCCAGGACACAGGAGGGCTTTGGTGACTTTGAACAGGACTATTCTGAGAACCTAGGTCCGACCCAGGCGTGTGGGGAGGAGGTTGGACATGGAGACCTTCCTCTCAGCGACAGCTTTGCAGACTTCCACTCTGCTCCCCTGGAGGGGCAGGGTGAGAGGGAAGAGGGCTGGGGGGCGTATGGGGACCAGAGAGGTCTGTCGGAGGGGGAGACCTGGGCAGAGTTTGGAGAGGAGGATAGAGCCAGGTGGACagaagaggcagaggagaagaAGTGGGGAGAGAGATGTCAGGGAGGTGCTGCTGTACGAAGGGACAGTCTGCAG GACTCCCTGTCTATCCGGCTACAGAGAGTCCTACAGACCAGTTTCCCTGCAGTGGCAGTCCCAGAACTGgatcaggagagggaggagactggggtggagggggaggagactggggtggagggggaggggactggggtggaggaggaggagactgccgtggaggaggaggagacgggggtggaggaggaggtggaggacagTGGCGTTGAGGTGTTGAATGTACTCAGCCTCAGGGCTCTGCTAGAGACTCTAGACACACAGCCTGAGGAAGAGGAGACGAAGGGGCTCAACCACACTACACACTG GGTTCCTAGGGGCGCGTGGCGGCAGCCTCAGGACCTCCACGATGCCGTGGGCCTGGGATTCCAGTGGGGCGGTTCCCATAGCAACAGGGCTCTGCTCCGCTGTCTGGGGATGGACACCAGAAACATG tTGTTCACTGGTCAGAGAAAGCAGCCTGTCATAGTTCCTGTGTTTGCAGCCAGCCTG ggaATGTTAGAGCCCACCAAAGAGCCACTGAGACCAGCTTCAACTGCGGAGAAGACTGCTGCCACAGCACAAGCACTTCCTGGGTCACAGGAAACCACCACCACCTCGTCAATACAG CAGGGGGCCCCCCAGCCTTGGTCCCAGTTTGACTGGAGCAGCAGTGGCCTTGGCGTCAACCGTCTGGATG AGCTAGACAGTGACACCAGCAGCCGTCCAGCTGACACCCTGAACCACCTCATGTCTACTATggagaacaccaccacctccaccag gaaACCCCATAGGGATGAGGAGGACCAGCTGAGTGAGGAGGCAGCCAGGGTGATCTGTGGGCTGGCTGACCTGTCCTTCATGAAGGCTAAGGTCCTAATGTTCCCCATCACCCTCACACCAGCCGCTGGCTCTGGTACACTGCTAgagtga